From Butyricimonas paravirosa, one genomic window encodes:
- a CDS encoding Fic family protein, translating into MNSKLVDLLKEVDSLKLRLSSLRPLPVEALKKIQDALDIEYTYESNRIEGNTLTLQETALVVNEGITISGKSMREHLEAINHAEAIGYIKEVAQQDIEISQRTIKEIHALVLHGIDRENAGSYRTVPVMISGSTHVPSQPYLLEKLMEDFMLAFQSMEKENIHPVIIAAYLHDELVRIHPFIDGNGRTSRLLMNLYLLQKGYTIVTFKSDNDMKLRYYKALEVSHTEQQHDDFYLLVAEAEKASLERYISILE; encoded by the coding sequence ATGAATAGCAAGTTGGTTGATTTATTAAAAGAAGTGGATTCATTGAAACTGCGGTTATCGTCCTTGCGTCCTTTACCCGTTGAGGCGTTAAAGAAAATACAAGATGCTTTGGATATAGAATACACTTACGAGAGCAACCGTATAGAGGGAAACACCCTCACTTTACAAGAAACAGCACTTGTCGTGAATGAAGGAATCACCATTTCTGGTAAATCCATGCGTGAACACTTGGAGGCAATCAATCATGCAGAGGCTATTGGCTATATAAAGGAGGTTGCTCAACAGGATATTGAAATAAGCCAAAGGACAATCAAGGAGATTCATGCACTTGTGTTACATGGCATAGATAGAGAGAATGCTGGAAGTTATAGAACCGTACCTGTAATGATCTCGGGTAGCACACACGTACCGTCTCAACCTTATTTGTTAGAGAAACTAATGGAAGATTTCATGCTTGCATTTCAAAGCATGGAAAAAGAAAATATTCATCCTGTTATTATCGCCGCTTACTTGCATGATGAACTGGTGAGGATACATCCATTTATAGATGGTAACGGGCGTACTTCTCGACTTCTGATGAATCTTTATTTACTGCAAAAAGGTTATACTATTGTTACTTTTAAAAGTGATAATGATATGAAGTTACGTTATTACAAGGCTTTGGAGGTTTCTCACACGGAGCAACAACATGATGATTTTTACTTGCTAGTTGCCGAAGCGGAAAAAGCTTCTTTGGAGAGGTATATTTCTATTTTAGAATGA